One genomic segment of Rhizobium viscosum includes these proteins:
- a CDS encoding ABC transporter ATP-binding protein yields the protein MTQENKKEKQQDTLLELKDYSITFETPEGQVKAVSNMNLTVRRGERIAIVGESGSGKSQTFLGVMGLLAKNGKTTGQALLEGKDVLSLKPRELDHVRGKDMAMVFQDPMTALNPSLRISRQLTEQLEIHRGFTAKAASTEALDMLKRVGIPDPTRRFGLYPHELSGGMRQRIVIAMALLTKPKLLIADEPTTALDVTIQAQILDLFNDLTAEMNTALIMITHDLGVVAGLADKVAVMYAGRIVEEAPVDELFENPAHPYTAALHASIPRPDQDVDDLVVIPGRPPNLQHLPKGCNFSPRCSQVQDDCIDRPPQLQQQGANHCAACFHPFPRREELLSHG from the coding sequence ATGACCCAGGAAAACAAAAAAGAAAAACAGCAGGATACGCTTCTCGAACTGAAGGATTACTCGATCACCTTCGAAACACCCGAGGGTCAGGTGAAAGCGGTCTCCAACATGAACCTGACGGTCCGTCGCGGCGAACGCATCGCCATCGTCGGCGAATCCGGTTCGGGCAAGAGCCAGACCTTCCTGGGCGTCATGGGCCTGCTTGCCAAGAACGGCAAGACGACAGGCCAGGCCCTGCTCGAAGGCAAGGACGTGCTGTCACTGAAACCACGCGAGCTCGACCATGTCCGCGGCAAGGACATGGCCATGGTCTTCCAGGATCCGATGACGGCACTCAATCCGTCTCTTCGTATTTCCCGGCAATTGACGGAACAACTCGAAATCCACCGCGGCTTCACTGCCAAGGCGGCATCGACCGAAGCGCTCGACATGCTGAAGCGTGTCGGCATCCCTGATCCCACCCGCCGTTTCGGCCTCTATCCGCACGAGCTTTCGGGCGGCATGCGCCAGCGCATCGTCATCGCTATGGCGCTGCTCACCAAGCCGAAGCTCCTGATTGCCGACGAGCCGACCACCGCGCTCGACGTAACCATCCAGGCGCAGATCCTCGATCTCTTCAACGATCTGACGGCAGAGATGAACACGGCACTGATCATGATCACCCACGACCTCGGCGTCGTCGCGGGCCTCGCCGATAAGGTGGCCGTCATGTATGCCGGCCGCATCGTCGAGGAAGCGCCTGTCGACGAACTCTTCGAAAACCCGGCCCATCCGTATACCGCAGCACTGCATGCTTCGATCCCGCGCCCGGATCAGGATGTCGACGATCTCGTTGTCATTCCCGGCCGCCCGCCGAATCTGCAGCACCTGCCGAAGGGTTGCAATTTCTCGCCGCGCTGCTCGCAGGTCCAGGACGATTGCATCGACCGACCGCCGCAGCTTCAACAACAGGGGGCAAATCATTGCGCCGCCTGCTTCCATCCCTTCCCCCGCCGCGAGGAGTTGCTGAGCCATGGCTGA
- a CDS encoding ABC transporter permease, with the protein MILNPAKRELLAAELLEAEGLSPEGRSLTKDALRRLSRNKAAVISIGVLVLLILAAFLGPSFIPFNYEDPDWAAFRAPPSFESGHYFGTDPNGRDLLARVLYGTRVSLAVALTATLVSVVIGVLYGAISGYIGGRLDSIMMRFVDIMYALPYILFVILLMVIFGRNVYLLFAAIGALEWLTMARIVRGQTLSLKHREFVEAARASGQKPFKIITKHIIPNLVGPVVIFAALTVPEIIATESFLSYLGFGVQEPLTSLGTLIAEGTDAMESMPWLLIFPASFLVALLLSLLFIGDGLRDAFDPKDR; encoded by the coding sequence ATGATCCTCAATCCCGCAAAAAGAGAGCTGCTTGCAGCCGAACTGCTGGAAGCGGAAGGCCTGTCTCCGGAAGGCCGCTCGCTGACCAAAGATGCGCTGCGCCGCCTCTCGCGCAACAAGGCAGCCGTCATCTCCATCGGTGTGCTGGTGCTGCTCATACTGGCCGCCTTCCTTGGCCCAAGCTTCATCCCCTTCAACTATGAAGACCCGGATTGGGCCGCCTTCCGCGCGCCTCCATCCTTCGAAAGCGGCCATTATTTCGGCACCGATCCGAACGGCCGCGACCTGCTGGCCCGTGTGCTTTACGGCACGCGCGTTTCGCTTGCCGTGGCACTCACGGCAACCCTCGTCTCCGTCGTCATCGGCGTGCTCTATGGTGCGATTTCAGGCTATATAGGCGGCAGGCTGGACTCGATCATGATGCGCTTCGTCGACATCATGTATGCGCTTCCCTACATCCTCTTCGTCATCCTGCTGATGGTGATCTTCGGCCGCAACGTCTACCTGCTCTTTGCAGCGATCGGTGCGCTCGAATGGCTGACCATGGCCCGCATCGTGCGCGGCCAGACCCTGTCGCTCAAGCACCGCGAATTCGTGGAAGCCGCCCGCGCCTCGGGTCAGAAGCCCTTCAAGATCATCACCAAGCACATCATCCCGAACCTCGTCGGCCCCGTCGTCATCTTCGCCGCACTGACCGTGCCGGAAATCATCGCGACCGAGAGCTTTCTGTCCTATCTTGGCTTCGGCGTTCAGGAACCACTGACCTCGCTCGGCACCCTGATTGCCGAAGGCACCGACGCCATGGAAAGCATGCCCTGGCTGCTGATTTTCCCGGCAAGCTTCCTCGTGGCCCTGCTGCTCAGCCTGCTCTTCATTGGCGACGGGCTGCGCGACGCGTTCGACCCGAAGGATCGATAG
- a CDS encoding ABC transporter permease subunit: protein MIKYALRRLLSTIPVLWIAVTACFFVLRLAPGGPFDGERPLPPVILKNLAAHYNLDKPLVQQYLIYVGDLLKGDLGPSFASEDFTVAQQIMIGLPYTFTIGTAAFLIAIIVGVAVGCLGALYQNKAPDYILSALILVGVVLPNFLIAPIMQLIFGIHLAWFPVGGWGDGSIKFLVLPIVVLALPHAGRISRITRGSMIEVMNQNFIRTAKAKGIGPRLTVMRHALKPAMMPVVSYLGPAASYLLTGSLVVESIFGLPGIGRYFVNAALNRDYGMVLGTVIFYMVLIVFLNLLVDIAYAWLDPKVRNR from the coding sequence ATGATCAAATACGCTCTCCGTCGATTGCTGTCGACGATCCCTGTTCTGTGGATCGCCGTCACAGCTTGCTTTTTCGTTTTGCGCCTTGCCCCCGGCGGCCCCTTCGATGGCGAAAGGCCATTGCCGCCGGTGATCTTGAAAAACCTTGCGGCCCATTACAATCTGGATAAGCCGCTCGTTCAGCAATACCTGATCTATGTCGGCGACCTGCTGAAAGGCGACCTCGGCCCCTCCTTTGCAAGCGAGGACTTCACCGTCGCCCAGCAGATCATGATCGGTCTGCCCTATACCTTCACCATCGGTACGGCTGCCTTCCTGATTGCGATCATTGTCGGCGTGGCTGTCGGCTGTCTTGGGGCGCTCTATCAGAACAAGGCACCGGACTATATTCTGAGTGCCCTCATTCTGGTGGGCGTCGTTCTTCCGAACTTCCTGATCGCGCCGATCATGCAGCTGATCTTCGGCATCCACCTCGCCTGGTTTCCAGTCGGCGGCTGGGGTGACGGCTCGATCAAATTTCTCGTCCTGCCGATCGTGGTTCTTGCGTTGCCGCATGCCGGCCGCATCTCGCGCATCACCCGCGGCTCGATGATCGAGGTGATGAACCAGAACTTCATCCGTACCGCCAAGGCCAAGGGCATCGGCCCGCGCCTGACGGTCATGCGCCACGCGCTGAAGCCCGCCATGATGCCCGTTGTCTCTTATCTGGGTCCGGCGGCAAGCTACCTTCTCACCGGCTCGCTGGTTGTCGAAAGCATCTTCGGATTGCCCGGCATCGGCCGCTATTTCGTCAACGCAGCGCTGAACCGCGATTACGGCATGGTTCTCGGTACGGTCATCTTCTACATGGTGCTGATCGTGTTCCTGAACCTTCTGGTCGATATCGCCTATGCCTGGCTGGACCCGAAAGTGAGAAACAGATGA
- a CDS encoding peptide ABC transporter substrate-binding protein, which produces MSFFTKKFLASAMVGSLLAFSAHAATLNIHNGGDPTSLDPQKLSGDWENRIAGDIFEGLVTEDAKDNPVPGQAESWTISPDGKVYTFKLRDGIKWSDGQPVTAGDFVFAFQRLIDPKNAADYAYLQFTIKNAEKINKGEITDLNELGVKAIDDKTLEITLENPTPYFINALMHYTAYPLPKHVVEAKGQDWVKIGNIVTNGPYKPVEWVPGSHVTTVKNDQWYGAKDLKIDGAKFFVLEDQEAALKRYRAGEFDILTDFPTDQYEWMKKNLPGQAHVAPFSGLYYYVINSTKPPFSDKRVRQALSMAINREVIGPQILGTGELPAYSWVPPGTANYGDPAYVSWKDLPYKDKVEEAKKLLKEAGFGPDHPLTTELKYNTNDNHKRIAVAIASMWKPLGVNVELVNAETKVHYDQLQRGEVQIGRAGWLADYNDPDNFLNLLVTGVQMNYGRWSNADYDKLIKEGNAQTDLTKRAEIFKKAEQLALDDSAALPIYYYVSKNVVSPKIEGFVDNVQDIHRTRWLSIKE; this is translated from the coding sequence ATGTCCTTTTTCACGAAAAAATTTCTCGCGTCTGCAATGGTTGGCTCATTGCTCGCATTTTCGGCCCACGCGGCCACGCTGAATATCCATAATGGTGGCGACCCCACCTCGCTGGATCCGCAAAAACTCTCCGGCGACTGGGAAAACCGTATTGCCGGCGACATCTTCGAAGGCCTCGTCACTGAAGACGCCAAGGACAACCCGGTTCCCGGCCAGGCCGAAAGCTGGACCATTTCCCCTGACGGCAAGGTCTACACTTTCAAGCTGCGTGACGGCATCAAGTGGTCGGATGGCCAGCCGGTAACGGCCGGCGATTTCGTCTTCGCCTTCCAGCGCCTCATCGACCCGAAGAATGCAGCCGACTACGCCTATCTGCAATTCACCATCAAGAACGCAGAAAAGATCAACAAGGGCGAGATCACCGATCTGAACGAACTCGGCGTCAAGGCGATCGACGACAAGACACTCGAGATCACCCTTGAAAACCCGACCCCCTATTTCATCAACGCCCTGATGCACTACACGGCCTATCCGCTGCCGAAGCATGTCGTCGAAGCCAAGGGTCAGGACTGGGTCAAGATCGGCAACATCGTCACCAACGGTCCGTACAAGCCGGTCGAGTGGGTCCCCGGTTCGCACGTCACGACCGTCAAGAACGATCAGTGGTATGGCGCTAAGGATCTGAAGATCGACGGCGCGAAGTTCTTCGTGCTCGAAGATCAGGAAGCCGCGCTGAAGCGCTACCGCGCCGGCGAATTCGATATCCTCACCGACTTCCCGACCGACCAGTACGAGTGGATGAAGAAGAACCTTCCGGGTCAGGCGCACGTCGCCCCCTTCTCCGGCCTCTACTACTACGTCATCAACTCGACCAAGCCGCCCTTCAGCGACAAGCGCGTCCGCCAGGCTCTCTCCATGGCGATCAACCGCGAAGTCATCGGTCCGCAGATCCTCGGCACCGGCGAACTGCCGGCTTACTCCTGGGTTCCGCCGGGTACCGCCAATTACGGCGATCCGGCCTACGTTTCCTGGAAGGATCTTCCCTACAAGGACAAGGTCGAAGAAGCCAAGAAGCTGCTGAAGGAAGCCGGCTTCGGCCCGGATCATCCGCTGACGACCGAGCTCAAGTACAACACCAACGACAACCACAAGCGTATCGCTGTCGCGATCGCCTCCATGTGGAAGCCGCTTGGCGTCAATGTCGAGCTCGTCAACGCGGAAACGAAGGTCCACTACGACCAGCTGCAGCGCGGTGAAGTGCAAATCGGCCGTGCCGGCTGGCTTGCCGACTACAACGATCCGGACAACTTCCTGAACCTGCTCGTGACAGGCGTTCAGATGAACTATGGCCGCTGGTCGAATGCCGACTATGACAAGCTGATCAAGGAGGGCAACGCTCAGACCGATCTGACGAAGCGCGCTGAGATCTTCAAGAAGGCCGAACAGCTCGCGCTGGACGATTCAGCCGCACTCCCGATCTACTACTACGTCTCCAAGAACGTCGTCTCGCCCAAGATCGAGGGCTTCGTCGACAACGTTCAGGACATCCACCGCACGCGCTGGCTGTCCATCAAGGAATAA